One genomic segment of Borrelia coriaceae includes these proteins:
- the csrA gene encoding carbon storage regulator CsrA, whose protein sequence is MLVLSRKANESIKIDSNIEISILEIKKDSVKIAIKAPENIKILRSEIYNIIKEENKKSILKDKNNIHKIKNLSNYFSK, encoded by the coding sequence ATGCTAGTATTGTCAAGAAAAGCAAATGAAAGCATAAAAATAGACTCTAACATTGAAATTTCAATATTAGAAATCAAAAAAGATAGCGTTAAAATAGCTATAAAAGCTCCTGAAAATATTAAAATACTTAGATCTGAAATTTATAATATCATTAAAGAAGAAAACAAAAAATCAATTCTAAAAGATAAGAATAATATACATAAGATCAAAAATTTATCTAATTATTTTAGTAAATAA
- a CDS encoding RelA/SpoT family protein, with protein MIQVYEIAYLLKINDIDKLKNIFRKTVDNTYQDEIQKKLIFKALEISEQLHYGQYRESKEPYIIHPIMVALFLIKFQLDFKTIIAGLLHDVLEDTSVKKEEIIKEFDQEVLSLIDGVTKIHDLHNKTRAIKEANTISKMFFAMTHDIRIIIIKLADKLHNMATLSHLPKNRRERIARDCLATYIPIAERLGISSLKIYLEDLSLKYLYPKEYKEIKNFLSTTKIEREKKLYKGKLIIEKELKKIGIDVTITVRSKHFYSIFRKMKTRNNNISQIFDTLGIRIICKKQKECYEILEIVHKVWKPIPGRLKDYIAIPKENKYQSLHTTVRIPEDNQLIEIQIRTEEMDKIAKYGVAAHWLYKEQVEFKADDISFINRIKKWQQESVNKNQYSMHDIHKELLNTFIYVYTPEGEIVELPFGSNSIDFAYTIHTDIGDQALYAKINGKISSLTKPLKNEQIVEIFTSPEAKPNVIWLHSVRTKKARSKIRSWLNKNDNTIVVDNNIIAYLIGENKEQKRLFSLFKSLTKSKIKSITIGYDCNPLTGENIIGIIQKDTIVVHKEHCKEIINQRKSHLIEVEWEATPTRKVYHIIIFLKNFKGLFNYLDTLFTTFDIRLISEKIEDCGNGHGIINIIISSNAKNTSMIFTSLKENPNVLQIMQVEEDIKNYDN; from the coding sequence ATGATACAAGTATATGAAATTGCATACCTACTTAAAATCAACGATATTGATAAACTAAAAAACATTTTTAGAAAAACTGTCGACAATACTTATCAAGATGAGATTCAAAAAAAATTAATATTTAAAGCTCTCGAAATATCAGAACAATTGCACTATGGACAATATAGAGAAAGTAAAGAGCCATATATAATCCATCCAATAATGGTTGCACTATTTCTTATAAAATTTCAACTAGACTTTAAAACAATAATAGCTGGCCTACTACACGATGTGCTTGAAGACACAAGTGTAAAGAAAGAAGAAATAATTAAAGAATTTGACCAAGAAGTTTTAAGTTTAATTGATGGTGTAACCAAAATTCATGACTTACACAATAAAACAAGAGCAATCAAAGAAGCAAATACCATCTCTAAAATGTTTTTTGCAATGACTCATGATATCAGAATAATAATCATAAAACTTGCAGACAAATTACATAATATGGCAACCCTTTCTCACTTGCCTAAAAACAGAAGGGAAAGAATTGCAAGGGACTGTCTTGCAACTTATATACCAATTGCAGAAAGACTTGGAATTTCATCTCTTAAAATATATCTTGAAGATTTATCATTAAAATATCTCTACCCAAAAGAATATAAAGAAATCAAAAACTTTTTGTCCACAACTAAAATAGAGAGAGAAAAAAAATTATATAAGGGAAAATTGATCATAGAAAAAGAACTTAAAAAAATTGGTATTGATGTCACAATCACAGTACGTTCAAAACATTTTTATTCAATATTTAGAAAAATGAAAACAAGAAATAACAATATTTCTCAAATCTTCGATACTCTGGGAATAAGAATAATTTGTAAAAAACAAAAAGAATGCTATGAAATACTAGAAATTGTACATAAAGTCTGGAAACCAATACCTGGAAGACTAAAAGATTACATAGCAATACCTAAAGAAAATAAATATCAATCCTTACATACCACTGTCAGAATACCTGAAGATAACCAATTGATTGAAATCCAAATCAGAACAGAAGAAATGGATAAGATTGCTAAATATGGTGTTGCTGCTCACTGGCTTTACAAAGAACAAGTCGAATTCAAAGCTGATGATATATCATTCATCAACCGAATCAAAAAATGGCAACAAGAATCAGTTAACAAAAATCAATACTCAATGCATGATATACACAAAGAACTATTAAACACATTCATATATGTCTATACACCAGAAGGAGAAATAGTAGAGCTTCCATTTGGTTCAAATTCAATCGACTTCGCATACACAATACATACAGATATTGGAGATCAAGCGCTTTATGCAAAAATTAATGGCAAAATTAGCTCACTAACCAAACCACTAAAAAATGAGCAAATTGTTGAAATATTTACCTCTCCAGAAGCCAAACCTAATGTAATTTGGCTTCATAGTGTTAGAACAAAAAAAGCAAGATCAAAAATTCGATCTTGGCTTAATAAAAATGACAATACAATAGTTGTAGATAATAACATAATTGCATATCTTATTGGAGAAAATAAAGAACAAAAAAGACTTTTCAGTCTATTTAAATCTTTAACAAAATCTAAAATAAAAAGCATTACAATAGGTTATGACTGTAATCCACTCACTGGTGAAAATATCATTGGAATAATACAAAAAGATACAATAGTAGTTCACAAAGAACATTGTAAAGAAATCATAAATCAAAGAAAAAGCCACCTTATAGAAGTAGAATGGGAAGCAACACCAACAAGAAAAGTATATCACATTATAATATTCTTAAAAAACTTCAAAGGTCTTTTTAATTACTTAGATACGCTTTTTACAACTTTTGACATAAGACTTATTAGTGAAAAAATAGAAGATTGTGGCAATGGACATGGGATAATTAATATTATTATCTCATCAAATGCAAAAAACACATCCATGATCTTTACCTCACTTAAAGAAAATCCAAACGTACTCCAAATAATGCAAGTAGAAGAAGACATAAAAAATTATGATAACTAA
- the tsaB gene encoding tRNA (adenosine(37)-N6)-threonylcarbamoyltransferase complex dimerization subunit type 1 TsaB yields MNVLAIEYSYKTLLIYFEINDKVSSIIKGKDEINYALNIPKLFNDFVLENGINLNNLDLLINSSGPGSFTGLRISLSFIKGLSLGLSIPFVNVPTFDVFARLVNTSSDTLTLSFTAGKYFLGCYRDFKLCGEIFCFSESELFEYLDNLDFKFVIVGNGLELICERLKNKFEVVSDMDSFGVVLTELGKFKYLSSGQGDDILSGPFYVRLSDAEINSYLLK; encoded by the coding sequence ATGAATGTCCTTGCAATTGAATATTCATATAAAACTCTGTTAATTTATTTTGAAATTAATGATAAAGTGTCCTCTATTATTAAGGGTAAAGATGAGATCAACTATGCTCTTAATATTCCAAAGTTATTTAATGATTTTGTATTAGAGAATGGTATTAATTTAAATAATCTTGACTTACTTATTAATTCTTCTGGCCCTGGTTCTTTTACAGGTTTGAGAATTAGTTTAAGTTTTATTAAGGGACTTTCCTTAGGTCTTTCAATTCCTTTTGTTAATGTTCCCACCTTTGATGTTTTTGCTAGATTAGTTAATACGAGCTCAGATACGTTGACTTTAAGTTTTACAGCAGGTAAATATTTCCTTGGGTGTTATAGGGATTTTAAATTATGTGGCGAAATTTTTTGTTTTTCTGAATCAGAATTATTTGAATATCTAGATAATCTTGACTTTAAATTTGTTATTGTGGGTAATGGTCTTGAATTGATTTGTGAGAGACTTAAAAATAAGTTTGAGGTTGTGAGTGATATGGATTCTTTTGGTGTAGTTTTGACAGAACTTGGTAAGTTTAAGTATTTATCGAGCGGTCAAGGCGATGATATTTTGTCAGGGCCTTTTTATGTAAGACTTAGTGATGCAGAAATTAATTCTTATTTACTAAAATAA
- a CDS encoding flagellar hook-associated protein 3, giving the protein MINRVSHPLTYDNLKASSTDKEVKITKLLENLYKGGKRITNLRDDPTGITHAIRLDSDIFKLNTYVKNINHAKGKLRYMEGYLQSLANILTRAKEITVQGANGTYGANDKKIIAKEINAILEDILAIANVKGADGHSIFSGTKTDSEAFKVIRENRINILTQDRGETQIVRIDYNGNQAEQTTEIYNGIYIPTNYTGSEIFFSHNHYITSSKNANGFIVKENTKIYIDNTEIALTAGDTAADIITKINESSAPVEATLDRISNSITIQTTTPHQLWITEEEGSTVLQDLGILTQNNDTKKPPYNIANNTEIRNRTIFDSLIELRDNLEDNREDIIGSRSLAEIDASLNKIFATLADLGTKENRLDLSSERISKEIMDMKEDMVRYTDLDVTKAITDLNMTSLAYQVSLGVSARIMQTTLLDFLK; this is encoded by the coding sequence ATGATAAACAGAGTAAGTCATCCTTTGACATATGATAACTTAAAAGCATCTTCAACAGATAAAGAAGTAAAAATAACAAAACTTTTAGAAAATCTATATAAAGGTGGAAAAAGAATTACAAACTTGCGAGATGACCCAACAGGCATCACTCATGCAATAAGACTAGACAGTGATATATTTAAACTCAATACCTATGTTAAAAACATCAACCACGCCAAAGGAAAACTAAGATATATGGAAGGATATTTACAATCCTTGGCTAATATTTTAACTCGTGCAAAAGAAATAACTGTCCAAGGAGCAAACGGTACATATGGCGCCAATGATAAAAAAATAATAGCAAAAGAAATCAATGCAATACTTGAAGATATCCTTGCAATAGCAAATGTCAAAGGAGCAGATGGCCACAGTATATTTTCAGGAACTAAAACTGACTCTGAAGCATTCAAAGTAATTAGAGAAAATCGAATAAACATATTAACTCAAGACAGAGGAGAAACCCAAATAGTAAGGATCGATTATAATGGAAATCAAGCAGAACAAACAACTGAAATATATAATGGAATTTATATCCCAACCAACTATACTGGAAGCGAAATATTTTTCTCACATAATCACTACATAACATCATCAAAAAATGCTAATGGATTTATTGTTAAAGAAAATACAAAAATTTACATTGATAACACTGAAATAGCATTAACAGCAGGAGATACTGCTGCCGACATTATTACTAAAATCAATGAGTCATCTGCTCCTGTGGAAGCCACTCTTGACCGTATTTCAAACTCAATAACCATACAAACAACAACGCCTCATCAATTATGGATAACAGAAGAAGAGGGTTCAACAGTACTACAAGACCTAGGGATCCTTACTCAAAATAATGATACCAAAAAACCTCCTTATAACATTGCAAATAATACTGAGATTAGAAATAGAACAATTTTTGATAGCCTAATTGAGCTTAGAGATAATTTAGAGGACAATAGAGAAGACATTATTGGAAGTAGAAGCTTAGCAGAAATTGATGCAAGCTTAAATAAAATTTTTGCAACATTAGCCGATCTTGGAACTAAAGAAAACAGACTTGATCTAAGTTCCGAAAGGATCAGTAAAGAAATAATGGATATGAAAGAAGATATGGTTAGATATACTGATCTTGATGTTACAAAAGCAATAACAGATCTTAACATGACAAGTCTAGCTTACCAAGTATCTCTAGGAGTTTCTGCACGGATAATGCAAACAACACTATTAGATTTTCTAAAATAG
- the prfA gene encoding peptide chain release factor 1 — protein MFLERLSPIESKIKILEEQLQDPNLIKNQKEYAKIIKEYNYLEKIKEKKDAYENILFQIDENQKILSEEENLEMKELIKQELAHLNLKKDEIEHTIKILLLHQDENDSKNIIIEIRAGTGGEEAALFAHNLYGMYVKYSEKKKWKTELIHFNETELGGFKEVSFEVKGKDVFKKLKHESGVHRVQRVPITESNGRLQTSAATVAVLPEVEDTEIEINEKDLRIDVYRASGAGGQHVNTTDSAVRITHLPTGIVVQCQNERSQHKNKDQAMKILRARLYEFENLKKQEQRSNDRKQQVGSGDRSERIRTYNFPQNRVTDHRANISLYKLEEIMQGELDSLLDTLALKFQEQALKDNPT, from the coding sequence ATGTTTTTAGAAAGATTAAGTCCCATCGAAAGTAAAATAAAAATACTTGAAGAGCAATTACAAGACCCAAATCTGATCAAAAATCAAAAAGAATATGCCAAAATAATAAAAGAATATAACTATTTAGAAAAAATTAAAGAAAAAAAAGATGCATATGAAAACATATTATTTCAAATCGATGAGAATCAAAAAATTTTGTCCGAAGAAGAAAACTTAGAAATGAAAGAATTAATAAAACAAGAATTAGCCCATCTAAACCTCAAAAAAGATGAAATTGAACATACAATCAAAATATTACTCTTGCACCAAGATGAAAATGACAGTAAAAATATCATTATTGAAATTAGAGCTGGAACAGGTGGAGAAGAAGCTGCTCTTTTTGCCCATAATCTTTACGGCATGTACGTAAAATATTCTGAGAAAAAAAAATGGAAAACAGAGCTTATTCACTTTAATGAAACGGAACTTGGTGGATTTAAAGAAGTAAGTTTTGAGGTGAAGGGCAAAGATGTATTTAAAAAATTAAAACACGAAAGTGGAGTACATAGAGTTCAAAGAGTTCCTATAACAGAATCCAATGGTAGACTTCAAACATCAGCAGCAACCGTTGCTGTACTACCTGAAGTTGAAGATACCGAAATTGAAATCAACGAAAAAGATTTAAGAATAGATGTTTATAGGGCTTCTGGTGCTGGAGGCCAACATGTAAACACAACAGACTCTGCTGTAAGAATTACACATTTGCCTACAGGAATTGTGGTACAATGTCAAAATGAAAGAAGTCAGCACAAAAACAAAGATCAGGCTATGAAAATATTAAGAGCGAGACTTTATGAATTTGAAAACCTCAAAAAACAAGAACAACGCTCAAATGATAGAAAGCAACAAGTAGGTTCAGGTGATAGGTCTGAACGCATTAGAACATACAATTTTCCACAAAACAGAGTAACAGATCATAGAGCAAATATTAGTCTTTATAAACTAGAAGAAATTATGCAAGGAGAACTTGATTCTCTTTTAGACACACTAGCTCTAAAGTTTCAAGAACAAGCACTAAAAGATAACCCAACATAA
- the rplT gene encoding 50S ribosomal protein L20, giving the protein MARVKNGVVHVARRKRILKKTKGFWGTKKSNYKKAKDTLRKGMMYATRDRKARKRDFRRLWIVRISAALTGMGINYAKFFESLKKSNIRLNRKILSNLAIEDIETFKKVVYEIKN; this is encoded by the coding sequence ATGGCTAGAGTTAAGAATGGGGTAGTGCACGTTGCAAGACGAAAGAGGATCTTAAAGAAGACTAAGGGTTTTTGGGGTACTAAGAAAAGTAATTATAAAAAAGCTAAAGATACTCTTCGTAAAGGCATGATGTATGCTACAAGGGATAGAAAGGCCCGTAAGAGAGATTTTAGAAGGTTATGGATTGTAAGGATTTCTGCTGCTTTAACTGGTATGGGAATTAATTATGCAAAATTTTTCGAAAGTCTTAAAAAGTCTAATATTAGACTTAATAGAAAGATTTTATCTAATTTAGCAATTGAGGATATTGAAACTTTTAAAAAAGTTGTTTATGAAATAAAGAATTAA
- the prmC gene encoding peptide chain release factor N(5)-glutamine methyltransferase, producing MTINEAIKSSKQHNLNTLEILLLLEKILKKQKELILVNTNKNLTKHEENTLLHQINNIKSGTPIHYILEKKEFMSIEFYINKHVLIPRSDTECLVEEALIQIKKHNFNKILDLCCGSGCIGLTIAHYLKCKVMLSDISNEALKVSLKNVQKLKLENYIEIQPSDLLKYINKEFELIITNPPYLTKNELRIKEKLTQEPRVALLGFGKDGLGISKKIIKQAKHKLTKNGLLIIEMAPWQMQSLRQFAIQEGFEYLKTIYDIENRARALVLRIKHDTSI from the coding sequence ATGACAATAAACGAAGCAATAAAGAGTTCAAAACAACATAATTTAAATACTCTTGAGATTTTATTATTACTTGAAAAAATCTTAAAGAAGCAAAAAGAATTAATTCTTGTAAACACAAATAAAAATTTAACAAAACACGAAGAAAATACACTATTGCATCAAATAAACAATATAAAATCAGGCACACCCATACATTATATACTTGAAAAAAAAGAATTCATGAGCATTGAGTTTTACATAAACAAACACGTACTAATTCCTAGATCAGATACAGAATGCTTAGTAGAAGAAGCCTTAATACAAATTAAAAAGCACAATTTCAATAAAATTTTAGATTTATGTTGCGGTAGTGGGTGCATTGGTTTAACAATTGCACACTATCTCAAGTGTAAAGTAATGCTATCAGACATTTCAAACGAAGCATTAAAAGTATCACTAAAAAACGTACAAAAATTAAAATTAGAAAATTATATAGAAATACAGCCCTCAGATCTGTTAAAATACATAAACAAAGAGTTTGAGCTAATAATCACTAATCCGCCTTATTTAACTAAAAATGAACTAAGAATAAAAGAAAAATTAACACAAGAACCAAGAGTGGCTCTTTTAGGATTTGGAAAAGATGGACTTGGGATTTCAAAAAAAATAATTAAACAGGCAAAACACAAGCTCACCAAAAATGGACTCTTAATAATAGAAATGGCCCCCTGGCAAATGCAATCTTTAAGACAGTTTGCAATTCAGGAAGGTTTTGAATATTTAAAAACTATATATGATATCGAAAACAGAGCAAGGGCGCTAGTCCTAAGGATAAAGCATGATACAAGTATATGA
- the rpmI gene encoding 50S ribosomal protein L35 → MSKMKTCKSAKKRYAFTSKGKVKYKKQNLRHILTKKSSKRRRKLGKSGLVSSVEIKRIKTLLPYA, encoded by the coding sequence ATGTCAAAAATGAAAACATGTAAAAGTGCAAAAAAAAGATATGCTTTTACTTCAAAAGGTAAAGTTAAATACAAGAAGCAAAATTTAAGACATATTTTGACAAAAAAGTCTTCAAAGAGAAGAAGGAAGTTGGGTAAGTCAGGTTTAGTTTCAAGTGTTGAGATTAAGAGAATCAAAACCTTATTGCCTTATGCTTAG
- the infC gene encoding translation initiation factor IF-3, with amino-acid sequence MINRSAGKDRDRSRSGDKELRINHKIKAHEVRVIFDDGTQSVLPIEDAIRCAKDEELDLVEISPNALPPVCKIIDYGKYKFHQEKRQKEQKRNQKIIKLKEVRMQPKIDTHDLDFKYRNILGFLKEGNKVKVTIRFRGRELAHTHLGYEILESILERVGDSNYVLESPAKMEGKTMFLIIAPKSRK; translated from the coding sequence ATGATAAATAGAAGTGCTGGTAAGGATAGGGATAGGTCGAGGTCAGGTGATAAGGAATTGAGAATTAATCATAAAATTAAAGCTCATGAGGTGAGGGTTATTTTTGATGATGGAACTCAATCTGTTTTGCCAATTGAAGATGCTATTAGATGTGCTAAGGATGAGGAGCTTGATTTGGTTGAGATTTCGCCAAATGCATTGCCCCCTGTTTGCAAAATAATAGATTATGGAAAATATAAATTTCATCAGGAAAAGCGTCAAAAAGAACAAAAAAGAAATCAAAAAATAATTAAGCTTAAAGAAGTTAGAATGCAACCAAAAATAGATACTCATGATCTTGATTTTAAATATAGGAATATTTTAGGATTCCTCAAAGAGGGTAATAAGGTAAAGGTTACTATAAGATTCAGGGGACGTGAGCTTGCTCATACTCATTTGGGCTATGAAATTTTAGAAAGTATTCTTGAGAGAGTAGGTGATTCTAATTATGTTTTAGAGTCGCCAGCTAAGATGGAGGGCAAAACAATGTTTTTAATTATTGCTCCTAAATCTAGGAAGTAA
- a CDS encoding TatD family hydrolase: MKLDFDRSIFLEKLIDTHVHFNELKKNSIDVHCLINECLKNGFSYFLDIGLHPSDFYERKQLLNTYSNISLTVGIHPLNKALRDDFELLEKILAKEDVVAVGEIGLDYLKGVNKHEQIEALNVQLDLACKYKKPIILHIREAYDDVYNIIKSSNFMGRGILHCYSGNYEYAKKFIDFGFKISFSGNLTFKNAEPLRSVLKKLNIKDILIETDSPFLAPVPLRGKINAPLFLGYTCLEIAKVKNCDVENVVTVLHDNFKDLFKNLI, encoded by the coding sequence ATGAAGCTTGATTTTGACAGATCTATTTTTTTAGAAAAATTAATAGACACTCATGTTCATTTTAATGAGCTTAAAAAAAATTCTATAGATGTTCATTGTCTTATTAATGAATGTTTGAAAAATGGATTTTCTTATTTTCTTGACATTGGATTACATCCTAGTGATTTTTATGAGAGAAAGCAACTTTTAAATACTTATTCTAATATTTCATTAACGGTTGGGATTCATCCTTTAAATAAAGCTTTGAGAGATGATTTCGAATTGCTTGAAAAAATTTTAGCAAAGGAAGACGTTGTTGCTGTTGGTGAAATTGGGCTTGATTACCTTAAAGGAGTTAATAAGCATGAGCAGATTGAAGCTTTGAATGTTCAGTTAGATTTGGCTTGTAAATATAAAAAACCTATCATTTTGCATATCAGAGAGGCTTATGATGATGTTTACAATATTATTAAATCTTCCAATTTCATGGGCAGAGGGATATTACATTGTTATTCTGGTAATTATGAGTATGCTAAAAAATTTATTGATTTTGGATTTAAAATATCTTTTTCAGGAAATTTAACATTTAAAAATGCAGAACCTTTAAGATCGGTTTTAAAAAAATTAAATATTAAAGATATTTTAATTGAAACAGATAGTCCATTTTTAGCACCAGTTCCTTTAAGGGGCAAGATTAATGCTCCACTTTTTTTAGGATATACATGTCTTGAGATTGCAAAAGTTAAAAATTGTGATGTAGAGAATGTTGTAACTGTGTTGCATGATAACTTTAAGGATTTATTTAAAAATTTGATTTGA
- the fliW gene encoding flagellar assembly protein FliW → MQNELSIKFDFPEGILGFEEIKEFIIKDSAHKPFSIMQSINGEINFLVTSPFNFLETYFPNIEEKDWLDIQAENENEKVILCIINMHVKTYKEITANLKAPIILNKKKLIGKQAISTNEEHYLRYRVFKE, encoded by the coding sequence ATGCAAAACGAACTTAGTATAAAATTTGACTTTCCTGAAGGTATACTGGGATTTGAAGAGATAAAAGAATTCATAATTAAGGATTCTGCTCACAAACCTTTCTCTATCATGCAATCGATAAACGGAGAAATAAATTTTTTAGTAACATCGCCCTTTAATTTTTTAGAAACATATTTTCCAAATATAGAAGAAAAAGATTGGTTAGATATTCAAGCAGAAAATGAAAATGAAAAAGTAATACTATGTATAATCAACATGCATGTAAAAACCTACAAGGAAATAACAGCAAACTTAAAAGCTCCAATCATATTAAACAAAAAAAAACTAATTGGTAAACAAGCCATATCTACAAATGAAGAACATTATCTTAGATATAGAGTCTTTAAGGAATAA
- a CDS encoding tetratricopeptide repeat protein, with amino-acid sequence MLDKKLLGDFGDISQISNDELLDVTEKSKRGYQLIKEERLTEAEALFNDILQKDDNNNYALVGLGDIERKKRSFDKAIIYYQKCLAKHSNNNYALFGLGDCYRSLGDYKKATDVWEEYLKYDPENITVLTRVASSYRKLKNFQKSRQAYLRVLELVPDNDYALVGIGHLYYDFKEYKEALKYWLKMYEINQVKIDVRVLTSIGNCYRKLKEFSKGIYFFKKALDISPNNFYAIFGLADCYRGSKEYNEALKYWLTIIDREPKNNLVLTRVGDTYRYLKDYDNAQIFYKKALDVDFDMFAILGLALLQKEQGQYEEALAAIKNLIKTNPKNSILYVNAAECYETLGQIENAVGILSSFLQLGMKNVTIIDYINNLKKKMDA; translated from the coding sequence ATGTTAGACAAGAAACTTTTAGGTGATTTTGGAGATATCTCGCAAATTTCTAATGATGAGCTTCTTGATGTTACTGAAAAATCAAAAAGGGGATATCAGTTGATAAAGGAAGAGAGACTTACTGAAGCAGAGGCATTGTTCAATGATATCTTACAAAAGGATGATAATAATAATTATGCTCTTGTTGGACTTGGAGATATTGAGAGGAAGAAGCGAAGCTTTGATAAAGCTATAATTTATTATCAGAAATGCCTTGCTAAACATTCAAATAATAATTATGCACTTTTTGGTTTGGGAGATTGTTATAGAAGTTTAGGTGATTATAAAAAAGCTACAGATGTATGGGAAGAATATTTGAAATATGATCCTGAAAATATTACGGTTCTTACGAGAGTTGCTTCTTCTTATAGGAAATTAAAAAATTTTCAAAAATCTAGGCAAGCATATTTAAGAGTATTAGAACTCGTACCTGATAATGATTATGCTCTTGTAGGTATTGGACATTTATATTATGACTTTAAGGAGTATAAGGAAGCATTAAAGTATTGGCTTAAGATGTATGAAATAAATCAAGTTAAGATTGATGTTCGTGTTTTGACTTCAATTGGGAATTGTTATAGAAAATTAAAGGAATTTAGCAAGGGAATTTATTTTTTTAAAAAAGCTTTGGATATTTCCCCAAATAATTTTTATGCTATTTTTGGACTTGCTGATTGCTATAGAGGCAGTAAAGAGTATAATGAGGCTTTAAAGTATTGGCTTACTATAATAGATAGAGAACCTAAGAATAATTTAGTTTTAACAAGAGTGGGGGATACATATCGATACTTGAAAGATTATGATAATGCACAAATTTTTTATAAAAAAGCCCTTGATGTTGATTTTGATATGTTTGCTATACTTGGTCTTGCGCTACTTCAAAAAGAACAAGGTCAGTATGAGGAGGCATTAGCAGCTATAAAAAACTTGATAAAAACTAATCCTAAAAATTCCATATTATATGTTAATGCTGCTGAATGTTATGAGACATTAGGGCAAATTGAAAATGCTGTAGGTATTTTGTCAAGTTTCTTGCAACTTGGAATGAAGAATGTTACTATTATTGACTATATCAATAATCTTAAAAAGAAGATGGATGCATGA
- the tsaE gene encoding tRNA (adenosine(37)-N6)-threonylcarbamoyltransferase complex ATPase subunit type 1 TsaE, translated as MILSFKTEKEMINFSKSFFNPLPIGKIFGLCGDMGAGKTTFLKGLALNLGISCLTSPTYNIVNIYEFVDFKLYHIDLYRLNILDEFELIGGMELLLDMSSIIAIEWPEMIIDILPKNRLILLKFTIKDISRLLEIGDECPCN; from the coding sequence TTGATATTATCTTTTAAAACAGAAAAGGAAATGATAAACTTTTCTAAATCTTTTTTTAATCCTTTGCCTATTGGTAAGATATTTGGTCTTTGTGGTGATATGGGTGCTGGGAAGACAACTTTTTTAAAAGGTTTGGCTTTAAATCTTGGGATTTCTTGTCTTACAAGTCCAACTTATAATATTGTTAATATTTATGAGTTTGTGGATTTTAAGCTTTATCATATTGATTTGTATCGTTTAAATATTTTGGATGAGTTTGAACTTATTGGTGGAATGGAGCTTCTTTTAGATATGTCATCTATAATAGCTATTGAGTGGCCAGAGATGATTATTGATATTTTGCCAAAGAATAGATTGATATTGTTGAAATTTACAATAAAAGATATTAGTAGACTTTTAGAAATTGGCGATGAATGTCCTTGCAATTGA